The following coding sequences are from one Granulicella arctica window:
- a CDS encoding RNA-binding S4 domain-containing protein: MDSVRIDKWLWAARFFKTRGLAADACEIGRIEVNGQRAKASRAVKMGDRLRVTNEAGVFQIEVSVAGEVRGPAAVAQTFYRETEESRAERQRVAEDRKAMLQAGGVAEGRPTKQDRRKLKELRGRIHRF; this comes from the coding sequence ATGGACTCTGTACGAATTGATAAGTGGCTGTGGGCTGCGAGGTTCTTCAAGACGCGTGGGCTGGCGGCGGATGCTTGCGAGATTGGGCGCATCGAGGTGAATGGACAACGAGCGAAGGCTTCGCGTGCGGTGAAGATGGGCGACCGGTTGCGGGTGACGAATGAGGCCGGGGTCTTTCAGATTGAGGTGTCAGTGGCGGGTGAGGTGAGAGGTCCGGCGGCGGTGGCGCAGACGTTCTACCGGGAGACGGAGGAGAGTCGCGCGGAACGGCAACGGGTTGCAGAGGACCGCAAGGCGATGCTCCAGGCGGGTGGCGTGGCGGAGGGACGGCCGACGAAGCAGGATCGGCGCAAGCTGAAGGAGTTGCGAGGGCGGATTCATCGGTTCTGA